One Paramisgurnus dabryanus chromosome 10, PD_genome_1.1, whole genome shotgun sequence genomic region harbors:
- the LOC135779476 gene encoding C-type mannose receptor 2-like, translating to MSGSVSAELFVFTDGWINYQSSLYFISSEKKSWTESRRYCRERGADLIIINNKEEQDFIKKISGTARYWIGLTDIEVEGRWKWVDGMKLTTGFWVTPQPNGKRNENCVVSTSSGWFDYQCSNSMKWICKKNKKRDQLLTNNTNLKKERDQLLTNNTNLKKERDWLLTNTTNLKKEREWLLTNNTNLIKQNAKLSHENIDLWKCFNEKDGWKYNRFSYYYISSEPKNWNESRRYCRERGADLIIINNKEEQDFVKKISITARFWIGLTDIEVEGRWKWVDGSTLTTGFWVTPQPDGKRNENCVLSTSSGWFDYQCSDSMKWICEKNKI from the exons ATGTCAG GAAGTGTTTCAGCTGaactgtttgtgtttacagatgGATGGATTAACTATCAATCCAGTTTGTACTTCATTTCATCTGAGAAGAAGAGCTGGACTGAGAGCAGAAGATACTGTAGAGAGAGAGGAGCAGATCTGATCATCATTaacaacaaagaggaacaa GATTTTATTAAGAAGATATCTGGTACAGCGAGATACTGGATTGGTTTGACTGACATTGAAGTGGAAGGCAGATGGAAATGGGTTGATGGCATGAAACTGACCACTGG ATTCTGGGTGACACCACAGCCCAATGGCAAAAGGAATGAGAATTGTGTTGTGTCGACTTCATCAGGATGGTTTGATTATCAATGTTCTAATTCAATGAAATGGATCTGTAAGAagaacaaaa aaagagaccagctactaaccaacaATACCAACcttaaaaaagaaagagaccagctactaaccaacaATACCAACcttaaaaaagaaagagacTGGCTACTAACCAACACTACCAACcttaaaaaagaaagagagtGGCTACTAACCAACAATACCAACCTAATTAAACAAAATGCAAAGTTAAGTCATGAGAACATAGATCTGTGGAAATGTTTTAATGAAAAAG ATGGCTGGAAATATAACCGGTTCAGCTACTACTACATTTCATCTGAGCCTAAAAACTGGAATGAGAGCAGGAGATACTGTAGAGAGAGAGGAGCAGATCTGATCATCATTaacaacaaagaggaacaa GATTTTGTTAAGAAGATATCTATTACAGCGAGATTCTGGATTGGTTTGACTGACATTGAAGTTGAGGGCAGATGGAAATGGGTTGATGGAAGCACACTGACCACTGG GTTTTGGGTGACACCACAGCCTGATGGCAAAAGAAATGAGAACTGCGTTTTGTCAACTTCATCAGGATGGTTTGATTATCAATGTTCTGATTCAATGAAATGGATCTGTGAGAAGAACAAAATATAA